Part of the Pseudomonas sp. P8_241 genome is shown below.
GCGCGCTGGGTAGCACTGGCCTTGGAAATGCGTTGGGTGTCGAGGCGGGTCATGCCGCTGCCGGGATCGAAACGCGGCACCCGCGCCAGCCCGGCATCGATGACCACGCGCACGCCGTTGATGGTCAAACTGGTTTCGGCGATGTTGGTGGCCAGTACCACTTTGCGTTTGCCCGCCGGTGCCGGATCGATGGCCGCACGCTGCGCGGCCAGGTCCAGTTCACCGTGCAACGGGCAGAGTAAAACCTGAGTATTTACGCCCAAGGCATCGGCCAGTTGTTGATGCACACGACGGATTTCCGCCTGCCCCGGCAGGAACACCAACACGCTGCCGGTCTCGTCGCTCAAGGCTTCGAGGATGGTCTGCACCAGACGCGGCTCGAGGAACTCTGCGGCCTGAAACGGCCGCCCCCAGCGCATCGCCACCGGGTACATGCGCCCTTCGCTGCGCAGGATCGGCGCGTCGTCGAGCAACCCGGCCAGGCGCTCGCCTTCGAGGGTGGCAGACATCAAGAGGATTTTCAGCGGCTGGTCATCCCGGAACAATTCCCGGCCGTTGAGGCTCAGGGCCAACGCCAGATCGGCATCGAGACTACGCTCATGGAATTCATCGAAAATCAGCAAGCCCACGCCTTCCAGCGCCGGGTCGTCCTGCAACCGTCGGGTGAGAATGCCTTCGGTGACCACTTCGATACGGGTGTTGGGGCCGACCTTGCTGTCGAGTCGAATGCGATAACCCACGGTTTCGCCGACCTTCTCGCCCAACTCGCTGGCCAGCCGTTCGGCCGCGGCGCGGGCAGCCAGGCGGCGCGGTTCGAGCATCAGGATGGTCTGCCCGGCCAGCCAAGGTTCGTTCAACAAGGCCAATGGCACGCGGGTGGTTTTACCGGCGCCGGGCGGTGCTTCGAGCACGGCTTCGTGGCGTGTAGCGAGGGCTTCACGCAGGGCGGGTAAAACTTCATCAATCGGCAAAGAAATCATGCTGGCTCCAAAACAGAGCGGCGAGTATAACGGCGAACTGTTTGGCGTAGTCTGGGCTCAAACCAGTAACGTTCTTGGCGTTCTACTCAGGAGATTTCATATGCGTGCTCCCTTTCGCCTGATTGGCGGTGTTCTGGTCGCAACCTTGCTGACTCAAGTGACCGCCTGTGGGTCGATTTTCTATCCCGATCGCCGTGGCCAGATCGACGGCAAGATCGACCCGGCCATTGCCGTGCTCGATGCCGTGGGCTTGCTGTTCTACATCATTCCCGGATTGATCGCGTTCGCCGTGGACTTCGCCACCGGCGCGATTTACTACGCACCGGGAGAGACCGCGCAAGTTGCAC
Proteins encoded:
- a CDS encoding polyribonucleotide nucleotidyltransferase; its protein translation is MRAPFRLIGGVLVATLLTQVTACGSIFYPDRRGQIDGKIDPAIAVLDAVGLLFYIIPGLIAFAVDFATGAIYYAPGETAQVAPQKLKEAIGADGKVDNRKLQTILERELGRSFPLDDPRLIQSKGSAQQLAMLGLQPSA